From Haloglomus litoreum, the proteins below share one genomic window:
- a CDS encoding sensor histidine kinase yields MSTFSTPGTDSFDRLPLDGSELVATLGLVFVLSGVTLWSQSILPAVETVPEALYELVMHVLFGTVILLLGIHIERSELVAEERREVILWCFSAFLFFFWLAVWSELDAVLSATMTRELVSNIVVYGSIGGAFGAVIGVNRGRATRNEILAERTEEQRETLELLTRLLRHDIRNDMQAVNAHAGFLAEEELSEDGESSLSVIEQRSEGILRLLEDTSTLIETLGSDRELRPIDLATIVEQEAASIRDEHSDVTIETDVPEDLQVVADGLLHQLFLNLLSNAVAHNDPEGLRIHVGAKRREDLVDVTVSDNGTGIPEAVRETCFELGEKGPASTGDGLGLYLVSRLTEVYGGSVEVGESPSGGAQFDLTLRAAE; encoded by the coding sequence ATGAGCACGTTCTCGACGCCCGGCACCGACTCGTTCGACCGGCTCCCGCTCGACGGGTCGGAGCTGGTCGCGACGCTGGGACTCGTCTTCGTGTTGAGCGGGGTCACCCTCTGGTCACAGTCCATCCTCCCGGCGGTCGAGACCGTCCCCGAGGCCCTGTACGAGCTCGTGATGCACGTGCTGTTCGGGACGGTCATCCTCCTGCTGGGCATCCACATCGAGCGGAGCGAACTCGTGGCGGAGGAGCGTCGCGAGGTCATCCTCTGGTGTTTCTCGGCGTTCCTGTTCTTCTTCTGGCTCGCGGTCTGGTCGGAGCTGGATGCCGTCCTCTCGGCGACGATGACCCGGGAGCTGGTGAGCAACATCGTCGTCTACGGCAGCATCGGCGGCGCGTTCGGTGCCGTCATCGGCGTGAACCGGGGGCGTGCAACCCGGAACGAGATCCTCGCGGAGCGGACCGAGGAGCAGCGCGAGACGCTCGAACTGCTGACGCGGCTGCTCCGTCACGACATCCGCAACGACATGCAGGCGGTCAACGCCCACGCGGGCTTCCTGGCGGAGGAGGAACTCAGCGAGGACGGCGAGTCGTCCCTCTCGGTCATCGAGCAGCGAAGCGAGGGCATCCTCCGGCTGCTCGAGGACACGTCGACGCTCATCGAGACGCTCGGGTCGGACCGGGAGCTCCGTCCCATCGACCTCGCCACCATCGTCGAGCAGGAGGCGGCCAGCATCCGGGACGAGCACTCCGACGTCACCATCGAGACCGATGTCCCCGAGGATCTCCAGGTGGTGGCCGACGGCCTGCTCCACCAGCTGTTCCTCAACCTCCTGTCGAACGCGGTGGCGCACAACGACCCGGAGGGCCTGCGCATCCACGTCGGCGCGAAGCGGCGCGAGGACTTGGTCGACGTCACGGTGAGCGACAACGGGACGGGCATCCCCGAGGCGGTCCGGGAGACCTGCTTCGAACTCGGCGAGAAGGGCCCCGCGAGCACCGGTGACGGTCTCGGGCTCTACCTCGTCTCCCGCCTGACGGAGGTGTACGGCGGCTCCGTCGAGGTCGGCGAGTCGCCCAGCGGCGGCGCGCAGTTCGACCTCACGCTCCGGGCGGCCGAGTGA
- a CDS encoding NOB1 family endonuclease, translating into MRVLDASAFIGDYHTDDDTATIPLVREELEDDASGYRFDALEGGGMRIHVPDGETVERVERAAKTTGDATELSRTDLRLLAAALELDAILVTDDYAMQNTADQLEVRIESIAQDGIDERRDWTYQCQGCGREYDDHRERCEICGSDLSRKNPS; encoded by the coding sequence GTGCGAGTCCTCGACGCCTCCGCCTTCATCGGCGATTACCACACCGACGACGACACCGCGACCATCCCGCTGGTCCGCGAGGAACTCGAGGACGACGCCTCCGGCTATCGTTTCGATGCGCTGGAGGGCGGCGGGATGCGCATCCACGTGCCCGACGGCGAGACCGTCGAGCGGGTCGAGCGCGCCGCGAAGACCACCGGCGACGCGACCGAGCTCTCCCGGACGGACCTCCGGCTGCTGGCCGCCGCGCTCGAACTCGACGCCATCCTCGTCACCGACGACTACGCGATGCAGAACACGGCCGACCAGCTGGAGGTCCGCATCGAGTCCATCGCCCAGGACGGCATCGACGAGCGCCGGGACTGGACGTACCAGTGCCAGGGCTGTGGCCGCGAGTACGACGACCACCGCGAGCGCTGCGAGATCTGCGGGAGCGACCTCTCGCGGAAGAACCCGTCCTGA